CTCGGTTCACTCAAAGCACCTGCACGCGGTCATAGCAGACCTGAGTAGGACCGGACGGCAGACGCTCGTAGCCGTGAAGGACAAGTGGGTCAGCGAGTCCGCGGCGGGGGTGGCGCCCGTGCTGGACTCAAGCGCACCCTTCTGAGTGCCCTACATTCCCGCGGCCCGCGCCGCAGCCGACGCGTGCCTGCCGGGTGCGGCCGCCCACGGGGGATCCCGGGTCATGGCCGCAACAATTCGTTTGCTAGCGAGCACCGGCGATCGCCGCCGGCGTCCGCCCACGTTCCCGACGGTCCGTCCACACCCTGAGACAAGTCGCTGACCACACGCTGACCAAAGGTCGGCCAATCGAAGACCGTCCCCACGCGGCCAAGGCGCCGATACTGCCGCTGACCTGCACGAACATCCAGTGCGCCTGGGCAGATTCGAACTGCCGACACCCGCTTTAGGAGAGCGGTGCTCTATCCACTGAGCTACAGGCGCCCGGGCCAGGCCAGATACGTGGTCGGAACCCGGCGAGGATCGTCCCGGGTCGGCCCGTGCGTGTTCTCGTCGGCCCCGTGCGACGCCAGCCGGCTCTACACGAGCCGTTTGACGCCCGTTCAGCCTACCGGTGCGCGGAGCGGGTGGGTGCAGGCAGACCGTCCCCCGGCGCTCAGAAGGGCATCGGCAGCGTCGCTCTCGCTCGAACGTCTTCTTGCTCGGCGAGCAGCGAGGTGCCGTGAGACTCGCGTTCCCGGCCGCCCTCCGGGCCTGACGCGGGAGCATCGAGTGGCTCGATCGTGCCGTCAGGTCGTCGACGGCCCGTCACCCGGCTGGCGATCGACACCCGTGCCTTGCGGAGCCCGATGGGCCCGCTCGCGGCTTCGGCATCGCGGCGCGCCTTCCAGGCACGCAAACGCTCGTCCCGCTCCTCCTGAGGAAGCGCGAGCCACGCCTCGATGTCGTCGAACGGCTGGTCGTTCACTCGATGATCTCCTCCAGCAGGTGGTCCAGGACCTCTCAGGTCAGAGGTCGATCAGGACCTCGCTTGCACAAGTGTCGGGTTCTGTCCCTCAACGTATGGCACACACCCGACCAGGCCGCACGGAGTTCCCTCATGGTCCACAGACGCCGGGGGCCCGGCCAGAGAACTTGGCCGGATCCCCGAGCCGGCCCTCCGGTCGGTCCTCTGCGGCAGAGCCATGTGTGACCACGGCACATCGGTTTGCCTGCGACGAGGTGAAGCCCCGTCCTAGCCTCTGCCTGTCCAGCCGGTCCCGGATCGACCACCCTCGACGAACCGCGCGATCAACTCGATGCTTGTCCGGAGCGCGATGGACCCGGGGCCCGAACAGTCGGACGCGACAGACGGCCGGCACGGAGATGCACGACAGTCGCTGACGACCTCGTACGCGCAGTCCCTGTCCGGACGGACCGCAAGAAGGTGGCACGGATGAACACGACCCGTCCCGGTTTACGGCCGCGCGGCCCGTGGGGCGTCGCCCTCGGCGGTTCGGCCCTCCTCGTCGCCTCGCTCGCGGGATGCGCGACGGCAGACGGGGCATCGGCGCCCGCATCGGACTCCGCCACCGGCCCGAGCGCCGCCGAGCTCATCGCGAAGCAGGCCGAGCGCGGAGGCCCGACGGCTGCACCCACCGAGTGGGTCCCCTCGGAGTACGCCCTGTGCGCGGAGTTCCCGCCCGCTGGGCAGACACCGGCGGGCGACCTCGAGGGCTGGTGGAACGGAGCGCCGGCGAATCCTGACGGCAGCACCATCCGGGACCCGGAGGAGTGGCCCGACGCCCGGATGCGCGACCACCCTCGCGTCGCAGTCGTGGGCGTGGACAGCGCAGAGGTGTACTCGACCTGGGACCGCATCACCTGCGGTCCCGATCCGACCTACGTGCCGACACGAACCGACGAGTGGCCCGCCGACGTCGATTCCGTCGTGCTCGACATGGACACCGGAGAGGTGCTCGCCACCGGCCGTCGCGGCGGGTGACCGCCTGACCGCGCGCGGTCGCCAGAGGAGATCGACGCCGTCTGTGGCGACCGAGCAGGCCGGCCGGCCGGGGCATCCCCACCTGTGGAGGCCGTCCAGGGCCGGCAGCACCCTCATCCCGCCCTACTCCCCCAGCACCGGCTTCACCTGCGTGATCCGCCACCGCCGTCGCCACGCCGTCGCCCCGACCCCCGCCGCGAGCGCCCCGACCCCGATCGCGCCGACGAGCAGCAGGTCCCGCAGGTACCGCTCGGGCGGCCCGCCGGTGAGCGCGATGCGCAGCCCGTCGACCACGTGGGACATCGGCAGCAGCGGGTGGACGACGCGGAAGGGCAGCGGGAGGGTCTGCGGCGGGTAGATGCCGGCGGCGCTGGTGAGCTGCACCATGAGCAGGACGAGGGCGACCGCGGACCCGACGACGCCGAACGCGGTGCGCAACGCGTGGGCGATGGCGGTGAACGTGAGGGACCCGACGACGACGAGGCCGAGGGTGCGCGGCCAGCTGTGGGGGTCGAGGCCGAGGCCGAGCTGGACGATCGCGAGCAGCACGAGGCCGCCGGTGACGCCGATCAGCGCGACGGGGAGGAACCCGGCGAGCGCGACCCGCAGGGACCGGCGGCGGACGCGAGCCCGCGGGGGTTGACGGGCCGCAGCACGGTGAAGACGGCGACGCCGAACACGCACAGCGCGATGCCGAAGAAGAACGGCGCGAGGCCCTGCCCGTAGTACTGGGCCTCGTTGCGCGACTCGACGCGCACCTGGGTGGGGTCGGCGAGCTGGTCGGCGGTGCCCTCGGGGTCGGACGCGCCGAGCGTGGGGACGCGCTGCACGGCGGACGTCAGCCCGTCGGTGAGCGTGGCCGCGCCCTGCTGGAGCTGCTGCGTGCCGTCGGCGAGCCGGCCCGCGCCGTCGGCGGCGGTCTGGAGGCCGGTGGTCAGCTCGCCCAGGCCGTCGGCGACCTGGCGGGAGCCGGTGGCGAGCCGGTCGATGTCAGACTGCGCCGCGCGGATGCGCTGCTGGATCGCGGGGACCTCGGCGGTGACGGCGTCCGCGCGGGCGGCGACGTCGGCCGCCGCCCCGTTCACGGCCTGCGCTGCGGCGACGACCTCGCCGGCGCGGGCGTCGGCGGCGCGGGCGGCGGCCTGGATCTGCTGGAAGCCCGGGTCGGCGGCCTGGTCGGGGTGGGTCTGCGCCCAGCCGTCGAGCAGGGCGACGAGCTGCGCCGTGCGGGTGGGCAGCCCCTCGGCGTCCTGCGCGACCAGGCCGGCGAGCCCCGCCGCGCCGCCCGCGACCTGGTCGGCGGCCTGCGCGACGGCGGGCAGCGCGGGCACGACGCGGTCGACCAGGGGGTCGACGACGGCGGCGATCCGCTCGTCTCCCTCGGCGACCTGGCCCGCGCCGTCGCGGAGCTCGCCGGACGCCTGCACCGCCCCGGCGAGCCCGGACGCGAGGGTCGCGGCGCCGTCGTGCGCGGTCGTCAGGCCGTCCCGCAGCTCGGTCGCGCCGTCGGCGGCGTCCTGCAGCCCGCTGCGGAGCTCCGCGAGCTGGCGGAACGCGACCGTGAAGTACGCGGAGGTCGCCGCGGCGTTGATCCGCTCCTTGAGCTCGAGGGCGAGTCCCTGGGCGGCGACGCCGACGATGAACCCGTTCGCCCCGTCGCGGCGCAGCACGACCTCCGCGACCTCCGGCTCGCCGGACTGGACGGCGGCCAGGTTCGCGGAGAAGTCGCGCGGGATCGTGATGGACATGGGGTAGGTGCCGTCGGCGAGGCCCGCGCGGGCGTCCCGGGCGTCGGTGGGCGTCCACGCGACGACGGGGTCCGCCTGGAGCTCGCGCACCACCTGCGCCCCGGCGTCGACGCGCTGCCCGGCGACCTCCACGGGCTCGTCCTCGTCGACGACGGCCACCTCGATGTCGCCGAGGTGCCCGTACGGGTCCCAGTTCGACCACAGGTACAGCCCGCCGTACAGCGACGGCAGCAGGACGAGGAACAGCAGCGCCACCCGCTGCACCGGCATCCGGTAGCGGCGCAGCTCCGACCACGCGAGCGGGATGGTCACGACTCCTCCACGTGCGTCGGGTGCAGCTCCAGGACGGTGCGCGGCGGATCGTCCGGCGCCGGCGTCCGCGGGTCGCCGGCCGTGCTCGCGAGGACGACGCACCCGTCGGCGTCCGCCACCCGCGTGAGCGCCTCCCAGACCAGCGCCTGCTCGTCCGGCGGCAGGCCGTCGTCGAGGTCGTCCAGGACCAGCAGCTCGGGCCGGGGCAGCGCCGCGAGCGCCACCGCCAGCAGGGTGCGCTGCACGGCGGGCAGCCCCTCGACGTGGACGTCCGGGTCGGCGACGAGCCCCGTCAGCTCGCGGACCTCGTCCACCCGGTAGCCCAGGCCGTCCGACCCCGGCGGGTGCACCCGCTCCCACCGCGCCCGCTCCCGGAACGTCATCCGCACGGTGTGGTGCTCCTCCGGCCCGATGACGCGGTCCAGCCGCGCGACCGCCGACCGGCGCCGCACCGCGCGCGAGCCCCGCGGCAGGTCGTGCCCGAGCACCCGCAGCGTGCCGACCGACGGGCGCGCGCGGCCCGCGAGCGTGAGCAGCAGCATCGACCGCCCGGTCCCGCCGCTCCCGCGGACCTCGACGACCTCGCCGGCGTCCGCCCGCAGGTCGACGTGCCGGAACACCCACCCGACGTGCGTGCGCATGCCGAGGCCGTCCGCGCGGAGCACGGCGGACGCGTCGTCCGGGGCATCGGGCGTCCCCGCGGGCGGGAGCGGGACGACGCCCTCGTGGGCGGGCCGCGACTGCTCGGACGACATCCGGCACCTCCTGCCGTGGGCAGCACGGAGCGGCCCCCTGCCGGTCAGCCTCGACCCGCCCCGGGGTGGCCGCAACCGCCCGCGCTGCGGCCCGCCGTCGGGATGGTCGAGCACCGCACGGGCCGGCGGGGCGCCACCGGTCCCGCGCAGGGCCCCCCGGAGGCGGGCGCTCGATCCGGGTTGCTCCGATCGGGTGACACCCCCAACGTCGCACCTCCCCCGGGCGTCTGAGCGGGCGACAAGGTGGTGGGGACCGGACAGCGGAGGGGGCGGCGTGGCCTGGGAGCGGGAGCTCGAGCACTTCGTGCGCGAGCGAGGGGATGCGCTGGTGGGCTACGCCTACCTGCTCACGGGGGACCTCGCCGCGGCGGAGG
This is a stretch of genomic DNA from Cellulomonas sp. ES6. It encodes these proteins:
- a CDS encoding YhgE/Pip family protein; amino-acid sequence: MRVRRRRLHRAAARQPPRARVRRRSLRVALAGFLPVALIGVTGGLVLLAIVQLGLGLDPHSWPRTLGLVVVGSLTFTAIAHALRTAFGVVGSAVALVLLMVQLTSAAGIYPPQTLPLPFRVVHPLLPMSHVVDGLRIALTGGPPERYLRDLLLVGAIGVGALAAGVGATAWRRRWRITQVKPVLGE
- a CDS encoding YhgE/Pip family protein is translated as MTIPLAWSELRRYRMPVQRVALLFLVLLPSLYGGLYLWSNWDPYGHLGDIEVAVVDEDEPVEVAGQRVDAGAQVVRELQADPVVAWTPTDARDARAGLADGTYPMSITIPRDFSANLAAVQSGEPEVAEVVLRRDGANGFIVGVAAQGLALELKERINAAATSAYFTVAFRQLAELRSGLQDAADGATELRDGLTTAHDGAATLASGLAGAVQASGELRDGAGQVAEGDERIAAVVDPLVDRVVPALPAVAQAADQVAGGAAGLAGLVAQDAEGLPTRTAQLVALLDGWAQTHPDQAADPGFQQIQAAARAADARAGEVVAAAQAVNGAAADVAARADAVTAEVPAIQQRIRAAQSDIDRLATGSRQVADGLGELTTGLQTAADGAGRLADGTQQLQQGAATLTDGLTSAVQRVPTLGASDPEGTADQLADPTQVRVESRNEAQYYGQGLAPFFFGIALCVFGVAVFTVLRPVNPRGLASAAGPCGSRSPGSSPSR
- a CDS encoding ATP-binding cassette domain-containing protein produces the protein MSSEQSRPAHEGVVPLPPAGTPDAPDDASAVLRADGLGMRTHVGWVFRHVDLRADAGEVVEVRGSGGTGRSMLLLTLAGRARPSVGTLRVLGHDLPRGSRAVRRRSAVARLDRVIGPEEHHTVRMTFRERARWERVHPPGSDGLGYRVDEVRELTGLVADPDVHVEGLPAVQRTLLAVALAALPRPELLVLDDLDDGLPPDEQALVWEALTRVADADGCVVLASTAGDPRTPAPDDPPRTVLELHPTHVEES